A DNA window from Actinomadura coerulea contains the following coding sequences:
- a CDS encoding lytic transglycosylase domain-containing protein: protein MLTSNVTITIVAIGVLGGALTVVDLGSFVDDASDPPKAASAGLSTNDMLAKLTSASDMDKVAADAVAVAKERAYKEHQRELKRLKEKAKRDAAARAKLKAQQERERLAKSNPSAGQNKAYGKKMNELKGWGRCWPSLLTLWNHESGWNERAENPSSGAYGIPQALPGSKLASAGSDWRTSSPTQIAWGLGYIKARYKDPCLAWDWWQAHNWY from the coding sequence GTGCTCACCAGCAACGTCACCATCACGATCGTGGCGATCGGCGTGCTCGGCGGTGCGCTGACGGTGGTCGACCTCGGCAGCTTCGTCGACGACGCGAGCGATCCGCCGAAGGCCGCGAGCGCCGGCCTGTCCACCAACGACATGCTCGCGAAGCTGACGTCGGCGTCCGACATGGACAAGGTCGCGGCCGACGCGGTCGCCGTCGCCAAGGAGCGCGCCTACAAGGAGCACCAGCGCGAGCTGAAGCGGCTCAAGGAGAAGGCCAAGCGGGACGCGGCGGCGCGGGCGAAGCTCAAGGCCCAGCAGGAGCGCGAGCGGCTCGCCAAGTCGAATCCGAGCGCCGGGCAGAACAAGGCGTACGGCAAGAAGATGAACGAGCTGAAGGGATGGGGCCGCTGCTGGCCGTCCCTGCTGACGCTGTGGAACCACGAGAGCGGCTGGAACGAGCGGGCCGAGAACCCCTCCAGCGGCGCCTACGGCATCCCCCAGGCCCTGCCCGGCTCGAAGCTGGCCAGCGCGGGCTCCGACTGGCGCACCAGCTCCCCCACCCAGATCGCGTGGGGGCTCGGCTACATCAAGGCGCGCTACAAGGACCCGTGCCTCGCCTGGGACTGGTGGCAGGCGCACAACTGGTACTGA
- a CDS encoding TetR/AcrR family transcriptional regulator gives MRTSRARRAGTERATGAERAGGTGEGAGAEGGGGRQWARADATRQALLTAALRVFADRGYADAGIAEIVERSGISVGSLYHHYGGKAGLYVALWEDLTEEQEASAAQAVSAARRDGESDPIALFIEGARAYLRVCWERREAARLFLAGEGPSGSSLMRRSRAQHWIAQNTKLLRGPSGDVPAGRPEQVLSLVLTTVIGEAGREIATAENEAEAAEIIDEVCRILIRLAR, from the coding sequence ATGCGGACGAGCAGGGCGCGCCGCGCCGGCACCGAGCGGGCGACCGGCGCCGAGCGGGCGGGCGGTACGGGTGAGGGCGCCGGAGCCGAGGGCGGCGGAGGCCGCCAGTGGGCCCGCGCCGACGCGACCCGCCAGGCGCTGCTGACCGCGGCGCTGCGGGTCTTCGCCGACCGCGGCTACGCCGACGCGGGCATCGCCGAGATCGTGGAGCGGTCCGGTATCAGCGTCGGCAGCCTCTACCACCACTACGGCGGCAAGGCCGGCCTCTACGTCGCGCTGTGGGAGGACCTCACCGAGGAGCAGGAGGCGAGCGCCGCGCAGGCGGTGTCCGCCGCCCGCAGGGACGGCGAGTCCGACCCGATCGCGCTGTTCATCGAGGGCGCCCGCGCCTACCTGCGGGTGTGCTGGGAGCGGCGCGAGGCGGCCCGGCTGTTCCTCGCCGGGGAGGGCCCGTCCGGGTCGTCGCTGATGCGCCGCAGCCGCGCCCAGCACTGGATCGCGCAGAACACCAAGCTGCTGCGCGGCCCGTCCGGCGACGTGCCCGCCGGACGTCCCGAGCAGGTGCTGAGCCTCGTGCTCACGACGGTGATCGGCGAGGCCGGGCGGGAGATCGCCACCGCCGAGAACGAGGCGGAGGCGGCCGAGATCATCGACGAGGTGTGCCGGATCCTGATCCGGCTGGCCCGCTGA